In Flavobacterium endoglycinae, one DNA window encodes the following:
- a CDS encoding efflux RND transporter periplasmic adaptor subunit: MRHTLLIGIALVSLSIASCKKEVENPETKSTFSLSDNMLKTTSTAEAKTEPVKNELSFYGKITADNNKMIDVYPLVGGSVVKVNVELGDYVKKGQVLATIKSTDIADFEKQSIDAKNDLLVAKNQLKVAQELFDGKLNSESDVLQAKSEVNKAQSQLSKTQETYKIYNIRAGSIYEVTAPISGFIIQKSINQDMLLRSDRSDNIFDIAEISEVWAMANINEIDINKIKLGIDADVTTLSYPDKIFKGKVDKIFNVIDPETKAMQARIKLQNPGFLLKPDMNANIKLSYNEQNQSMIAIPSKAIVFDKSKNFVMIFKDRHNIETRQVDVYRVVGETTYISGGLKENEKVITNNQLFIYRALND, from the coding sequence ATGAGACATACATTACTTATAGGAATTGCGTTGGTAAGTTTATCAATTGCAAGCTGCAAAAAGGAAGTTGAAAATCCTGAAACAAAAAGTACATTTTCGCTTAGCGATAATATGCTGAAAACAACCAGTACCGCCGAAGCAAAAACGGAACCTGTAAAAAATGAATTAAGTTTTTACGGAAAAATTACTGCCGACAATAATAAAATGATTGACGTTTACCCTCTTGTGGGCGGAAGTGTCGTTAAAGTAAATGTCGAATTAGGAGATTATGTAAAAAAAGGACAAGTTCTGGCTACGATAAAAAGTACGGATATTGCCGATTTTGAAAAACAATCTATCGATGCTAAAAATGATTTACTTGTTGCCAAAAACCAACTAAAAGTAGCCCAGGAACTATTTGATGGAAAATTAAATTCTGAAAGCGATGTGCTGCAGGCAAAATCAGAAGTAAACAAAGCGCAGTCGCAATTAAGCAAAACTCAGGAAACATATAAAATCTACAACATTAGAGCAGGTTCTATTTATGAAGTAACTGCACCAATCAGCGGTTTTATCATTCAAAAAAGTATCAATCAAGATATGTTATTACGTTCAGATCGTTCTGATAACATTTTTGATATTGCGGAAATCAGCGAAGTTTGGGCAATGGCAAACATCAACGAAATTGATATCAATAAAATAAAATTGGGAATTGATGCCGATGTTACTACTTTAAGTTATCCTGACAAAATTTTTAAAGGAAAAGTCGATAAAATTTTCAACGTCATAGATCCTGAAACCAAAGCCATGCAGGCGCGAATAAAACTTCAAAATCCAGGATTTTTATTAAAACCTGATATGAATGCCAATATTAAATTGTCATACAACGAACAAAATCAATCCATGATTGCGATACCAAGTAAAGCCATTGTATTTGATAAAAGCAAAAACTTCGTCATGATCTTTAAAGACCGTCACAATATCGAAACCAGACAAGTTGATGTTTACAGAGTTGTTGGAGAAACCACTTATATCTCGGGAGGTTTAAAAGAAAATGAAAAAGTCATTACCAACAACCAATTATTTATTTATCGCGCTTTAAACGATTAA
- a CDS encoding TolC family protein: MRKLYALLLLVFLNQVVTAQNAVTLEDCESQFLKNNLFLLASHYNIDAAKALTIQARIWDNPNLTAELNAYNPERNQYFDIGKEGQKAFGIEQLIYLGGKKRNEIKLAKTNEQLAELQFNDLLRNLKLQLRQSFYTVYYNTKSLETTDKQIAHIEDLINSYSIQAQKGNIPLRDVVRLQTLYLNFKNERMEVVNDNIEQQANLRLLLNSKEMIVPKVYENEFSKYLKEIPFDIKALESDAIANRPDYLAKQKEIEANELNIKWQKSLSVPDITLGANYDQRSGAFNREANLTVGIPLPLWNKNKGNIKYAQTILAQSKVEKQNFDLQLETEITSAWNKWEESRKNYAVIKPTVNADFEAVYNGILTNFQKRNISLLEFTDFMESYNQANVQVNELKKKLALSAEELNSTINKDLF, encoded by the coding sequence ATGAGAAAACTCTATGCATTATTATTACTTGTATTTCTCAATCAAGTAGTAACGGCTCAAAATGCAGTCACGCTTGAGGATTGCGAGAGCCAGTTTCTTAAAAACAATCTTTTTTTACTGGCTTCGCATTATAATATTGATGCAGCAAAAGCCTTAACTATTCAGGCTCGAATTTGGGACAATCCCAATCTTACTGCCGAATTGAATGCTTACAATCCAGAAAGAAACCAATATTTTGATATTGGAAAAGAAGGACAAAAAGCATTTGGTATCGAACAACTTATTTATTTGGGAGGCAAAAAACGAAATGAAATAAAGCTGGCCAAAACCAACGAGCAATTGGCAGAGCTTCAGTTTAATGATCTTCTGAGGAATTTAAAGCTTCAGTTACGCCAGAGTTTTTATACGGTTTATTACAATACTAAAAGTCTGGAAACTACCGATAAACAAATCGCTCATATTGAAGATTTGATCAACTCCTACTCCATTCAGGCACAAAAAGGAAATATCCCCTTAAGAGATGTTGTGCGTCTGCAAACCTTGTATCTAAACTTTAAAAATGAACGAATGGAAGTTGTCAATGATAATATTGAACAACAAGCCAATTTGAGACTTCTTTTGAATTCTAAAGAGATGATAGTTCCAAAAGTTTATGAAAATGAATTTAGTAAATATTTAAAAGAAATCCCTTTTGATATAAAAGCTTTAGAAAGTGATGCAATTGCTAACCGACCAGATTATTTGGCAAAGCAAAAAGAAATTGAAGCCAATGAACTAAATATAAAGTGGCAGAAATCACTTTCTGTTCCAGATATTACGCTTGGTGCCAATTATGACCAGCGAAGCGGTGCTTTTAACCGTGAAGCCAATCTTACCGTTGGAATTCCATTGCCGCTTTGGAACAAGAACAAAGGAAATATCAAATATGCTCAAACCATTTTGGCACAGTCTAAAGTAGAAAAACAGAATTTTGACCTGCAGTTAGAAACCGAAATTACATCAGCATGGAATAAATGGGAAGAATCCCGTAAAAATTATGCTGTAATAAAACCGACTGTAAATGCCGATTTTGAAGCTGTTTACAACGGAATCTTAACCAATTTCCAAAAACGAAATATCAGTTTACTGGAATTTACAGATTTTATGGAAAGTTACAACCAAGCCAATGTTCAAGTTAACGAATTAAAGAAAAAACTGGCTTTATCTGCAGAAGAATTAAACAGCACCATCAACAAGGATTTATTTTAA
- a CDS encoding sensor histidine kinase, with protein MTLKNRISLLVSLLFTILFGLASTVIFVLYSNFRKEEFRERLEIKALSNIKLLVDVKEVDEQLLKMIDQNSINKLYDEKTLVFDSNFKLIYSSIDDAKIKWSEEDLKYLKKNKTFFKQQGDYEVYGVFYDTKDKDFYALISATDDYGKRKLLFLRYTLVVSYIFFTCICWILTSFMVRKALNPLGLFHQKIKNINENNLDSRIVSKSKKDEIDLLANEFNYMMDRIEISYQKQKEFTAHASHELRTPLSRITAQIENTIADPATSIKGKTFLKAILSDVNHLTELINSLLILSKIDTNEAENNEIHRMDEILFSAMENLKKSFPEFSILFEIEESDNLDTLLEVKGNKNLLEIALINVLKNACLYSDNNQAEVKISRNENQLIISILNTGKTLSEKEQKNLFQPFMRGKNSKGTTGFGLGLRIVQRILNLHKSTITYSIPDINSNLFQLFFH; from the coding sequence ATGACTTTAAAAAACAGAATATCACTATTGGTAAGTTTATTGTTTACAATCCTTTTTGGATTGGCGTCAACTGTGATATTTGTTTTGTATTCTAATTTTAGAAAAGAAGAATTCCGTGAACGTCTCGAAATTAAAGCACTTTCCAATATTAAACTTTTAGTTGATGTAAAAGAAGTCGATGAACAGCTGCTGAAAATGATTGACCAAAATTCAATCAATAAATTATATGATGAAAAAACATTGGTTTTTGATTCGAATTTCAAATTAATTTACAGCAGTATTGACGACGCTAAAATAAAATGGTCTGAAGAAGATTTAAAATACCTTAAAAAGAACAAAACCTTTTTTAAACAGCAGGGCGATTATGAAGTTTATGGCGTTTTTTACGACACAAAAGACAAAGATTTCTATGCTTTAATATCTGCTACAGATGATTATGGAAAACGAAAACTTCTTTTCCTTAGATATACTTTGGTGGTTTCATACATATTTTTTACTTGCATCTGCTGGATTCTGACTTCTTTCATGGTAAGAAAGGCACTGAATCCGCTTGGATTATTTCATCAGAAAATAAAAAACATTAACGAAAACAATCTTGATTCGCGTATCGTTTCCAAAAGCAAGAAAGATGAAATTGATCTTCTGGCTAATGAATTCAATTACATGATGGATCGCATTGAGATTTCCTATCAAAAGCAAAAAGAATTTACGGCTCACGCTTCTCATGAATTAAGAACTCCTTTATCTAGAATAACGGCGCAGATCGAAAACACGATTGCAGATCCGGCAACTTCTATTAAAGGAAAAACTTTCTTAAAGGCTATTTTATCTGATGTTAATCATCTTACAGAACTAATAAATTCATTATTGATTTTATCTAAAATTGATACTAATGAAGCTGAAAACAATGAAATTCATCGTATGGATGAGATTCTATTTTCTGCCATGGAAAACCTCAAAAAGAGCTTTCCTGAATTTTCTATTTTATTTGAAATTGAAGAAAGTGATAATCTCGATACTTTATTGGAAGTAAAAGGCAATAAAAACCTTCTTGAAATTGCATTGATTAATGTTTTGAAAAATGCCTGTTTATATTCTGACAACAATCAGGCAGAAGTAAAAATAAGCAGAAACGAAAATCAGCTTATAATTTCGATATTAAATACCGGAAAAACCTTAAGCGAAAAGGAACAGAAGAATCTTTTCCAGCCCTTTATGCGCGGCAAAAATTCGAAAGGAACAACTGGATTTGGACTTGGTTTACGAATTGTCCAACGCATTTTAAACCTACATAAATCAACTATAACTTACAGTATTCCAGATATTAACAGTAATTTATTTCAATTATTTTTTCATTGA
- a CDS encoding response regulator transcription factor, whose amino-acid sequence MKILLLEDDFTLSKEISAFFTTKQFECIPYYDGSLLLKKYFPYEYDLIILDINVPGTNGIEVCKGIREIDKKTPIIMLTAFSEIEDKLDSFNNGADDYLVKPFHFEELYARISSLLRRKEIPQQIEHKIIIEDLEILEEEMKVFRSGEEIKLTPKEFKLILILAHAKGKVLSKQFIAEKLWDYHIETNQNTIEVYINFLRKKIDKDQETKLIRTKIGYGYYLNNQE is encoded by the coding sequence ATGAAAATACTGCTGCTCGAAGACGATTTTACATTGTCTAAGGAAATCTCGGCTTTTTTTACCACTAAACAATTCGAGTGTATTCCTTATTATGATGGTTCGTTACTATTAAAAAAATACTTTCCATACGAATATGATTTAATCATTCTGGATATTAATGTTCCAGGCACAAATGGTATAGAGGTTTGCAAAGGTATCCGAGAAATCGACAAAAAAACACCTATTATAATGTTAACCGCTTTTAGTGAAATTGAAGACAAACTAGATTCATTTAACAATGGTGCTGATGATTATTTGGTAAAACCTTTTCATTTTGAAGAATTATATGCTCGAATTTCTTCTTTATTAAGACGAAAAGAAATACCACAGCAGATAGAACACAAAATCATCATTGAAGATTTAGAAATTCTGGAAGAAGAAATGAAAGTTTTTCGTTCAGGTGAAGAAATTAAATTAACTCCAAAAGAATTCAAACTTATTCTTATTCTGGCCCATGCCAAAGGAAAAGTGCTTTCTAAGCAGTTTATTGCAGAGAAACTTTGGGATTATCACATCGAAACCAATCAGAATACTATTGAAGTTTACATCAACTTTCTTCGCAAGAAAATAGATAAAGACCAAGAAACAAAACTTATCCGCACTAAAATTGGTTATGGATATTACTTAAACAATCAGGAATGA
- a CDS encoding M42 family metallopeptidase yields the protein MSTKSILNDSSIAFLESYLNNASPTGYESEGQKLWMNYLQPYVDTFITDTYGTAVGVINPDTPYKVVIEGHADEISWYVNYITEDGLLYVIRNGGSDHQIAPSKRVNIHTKNGIVKGVFGWPAIHTRLRDKEEIPKLSNIFIDLGCETKEQVEALGVHVGCVITYPDEFMILNENKFVCRAIDNRMGGFMIAEVARLLKENKKELPFGLYIVNSVQEEIGLRGAEMIAHRIKPNVAIVTDVCHDTTTPMIDKKVEGDLKMGRGPVIGYSPAIQNKLRDLIVETAEENKIPFQRHATSRATGTDTDAFAYSNGGVPSALISLPLRYMHTTVEMVHKEDVENVIQLIYESLLKIENNETFSYFK from the coding sequence ATGAGCACAAAATCAATCTTAAATGATTCTTCTATTGCTTTCCTAGAAAGCTATCTAAATAACGCTTCGCCGACAGGTTATGAAAGCGAAGGGCAAAAACTTTGGATGAATTACCTGCAACCTTATGTTGATACTTTTATTACGGATACTTATGGTACAGCAGTTGGAGTTATTAATCCAGATACTCCATATAAGGTAGTAATTGAAGGTCATGCTGATGAAATTTCATGGTATGTAAACTACATTACTGAAGATGGTTTATTATATGTAATCCGAAATGGTGGATCTGATCATCAGATTGCTCCTTCTAAAAGAGTAAACATTCATACTAAAAATGGAATTGTAAAAGGTGTTTTTGGATGGCCGGCTATTCATACCCGTTTACGTGACAAAGAAGAAATACCTAAATTAAGCAACATATTTATAGATCTTGGTTGCGAAACCAAAGAACAGGTTGAAGCTTTAGGGGTTCATGTTGGTTGTGTAATCACTTATCCGGATGAATTTATGATTTTAAACGAAAATAAATTTGTTTGTCGTGCTATCGATAATAGAATGGGTGGTTTTATGATTGCTGAAGTAGCTCGTTTATTAAAGGAAAACAAAAAAGAACTTCCATTCGGACTTTATATTGTGAATTCAGTTCAAGAAGAAATTGGTTTACGCGGAGCTGAAATGATTGCCCACAGAATAAAACCAAATGTTGCTATTGTGACAGATGTTTGCCACGATACAACTACTCCAATGATTGACAAAAAAGTAGAAGGTGATCTTAAAATGGGAAGAGGCCCTGTTATTGGGTATTCTCCTGCGATTCAAAATAAACTACGTGATTTAATTGTAGAAACCGCTGAAGAAAATAAAATACCATTTCAGCGCCATGCAACTTCTCGTGCCACAGGAACAGATACAGATGCTTTTGCTTACAGTAACGGCGGTGTTCCTTCTGCATTAATTTCATTACCATTACGTTATATGCATACCACTGTAGAAATGGTTCATAAGGAAGATGTTGAAAATGTTATTCAATTGATTTATGAGTCATTATTGAAAATTGAGAATAACGAGACTTTCTCTTATTTCAAATAA